From the genome of Procambarus clarkii isolate CNS0578487 chromosome 83, FALCON_Pclarkii_2.0, whole genome shotgun sequence, one region includes:
- the LOC138358484 gene encoding uncharacterized protein, translated as MRDCRQGKRVVTLAMCDPRSKYTNVFRDKPQKMNLVNERYRPFMSKGWISVGGQPEVEVGILRDTGANQSLIARSLIGNDRRLAGSGKMKVYGLLSESDMPVCTVQLRSEYVSAEVMLGVCPDIPVPGVQVILGNDLCGTKVLTRVIAETVPEECPEGHGTGGTPESVNLTDIRGDESGDRQAIENPVSVVTKAEVADEEDTGEGETVSIQPVEDIDVDIAWLFDEGPAQENEVSVRSKVKMAQPRKTHVKRADLSRAQTAEIKSRKVNATVLSRNEEGCGHTEDESRASSCPRAQRHLGSRVKLFEMSGVDMFHRKRRVEIMKKSNSRENERRRDSMCGEMLTSTLGEARRRVRSNAVGCSAVLEETFRERRRVEGEEMELHRGKKCGERKMIQAWRNRRKPRTRWRSNKTMSWTNEETKGRIVGEDEGVKYDGRRRKYNGSRWKCEDNRGGTDSRCLTLDVKRRRRGNGGWKQ; from the coding sequence atgcgagattgtcggcagggcaagagagttgtgaccctggccatgtgtgacccccgaagtaaatatactaatgtgttccgagacaaaccacagaagatgaacttagtgaacgagaggtatagaccgttcatgagtaaaggttggatcagtgtaggaggccaacctgaggtagaagttggtatcttaagagataccggagctaatcagagcttgattgcgagaagcctgattgggaatgatcgacggttagctggcagtgggaagatgaaagtatatgggttattgtctgagagtgacatgcccgtatgtactgtccagctaaggtcggaatatgtgtcggcggaggtgatgttgggagtgtgccccgacatacctgttccaggagtccaagtgatcctggggaatgacttgtgcgggacaaaggtgttgacaagagtcatagcggagactgtgccagaggagtgcccagaaggccatggcacgggtgggacacctgagagtgtgaacctgactgacatccgaggagatgagtcaggagaccgccaagccattgaaaaccctgtctcggtagtgacgaaggcagaggtggccgacgaggaagacactggagaaggtgagacagtgtcgattcagccagtggaagatattgatgtagacatagcgtggctgtttgatgaaggtccagcccaggagaatgaagtctcggtgaggtcaaaagtgaagatggcccagccgaggaagactcatgtgaagagagcggacctgagtagagcccagactgctgaaattaagagtcggaaggtgaatgcaactgtgctgagtaggaatgaggaaggatgtggacatacagaggacgagagtagagcgtcaagttgtccacgagcacagaggcatttgggtagtagagttaagttgtttgagatgtcaggagttgacatgtttcacagaaaacgtagagtagagataatgaagaagagtaatagccgagaaaatgaaaggagaagagacagtatgtgtggagagatgcttacgagcactctgggagaggcaagacgacgcgtacggtcgaatgctgttggatgtagtgcagtgctcgaagaaacttttagggaacgaagaagagttgaaggagaagaaatggagttgcatAGAGGTAAAAAGTGTGgggagaggaagatgatacaagcatggaggaatagaagaaagccgaggactcgatggaggtcaaacaagacgatgtcttggacaaatgaggagacgaaagggaggatagttggtgaagacgagggagtgaagtatgatggcaggagacgaaagtataatggcagtagatggaagtgtgaagacaacagaggaggtacagacagtagatgtctgactctggacgtgaagagaagaagacgaggaaatggagggtggaaacaataa